A segment of the Pantoea trifolii genome:
ATGTGAGAGGAGAAGGAAAATGTTTCCTGTAGGTATACGACCTTTGCATCCTCTATGATGGCATAAAGGGTCGTATACGGACCAAAAAGAAAAAAATGACAGTAGTGCTGCAGCTAATATCATCCGCTGGCTTCGAATGCAGCACTGTGGCTTGGAGGACGTTCACCTTATTATGGAAGCAACCGGTGTTTATCACGAACGGTTAGCTCTTTCGCTGCATGAAGCTGGCGCATAATTTAACAGTATCGCTCAACGGTATAAACCTAAAGGGTCGCGTTATGCTGAGAACAAACAATAAAAAGATATTAACCCTTATATTCCCCTTACTCTTCGCTCAATTACTGAGCGGGTGCTCACTGACTCGAGTTTCTGAAAAATCGCATGCCAGAGAAGTTGAGAGCCTAAATGTTATCGGAATGAGCTTGGTTGCGGCGAAAGAAAAGTTAAGTAAAAAAGGATTTGATTGCAGCGATTATCCTGAGACCAATAGGGTGCAAACCCAATCTGGCGCACGCACTTTAATACAGCTTGATTGTAGCAAACGAAGCTTAGAACTGATTTGTCCGCAGATACGCTATGCGGTACTCAATGCCGACCCCCAAAGCTTCAAAGTGGTATTAGTGGGAAAACGCATAACTCAACAAGCATGTTTTTGATGATTAATGTTCCTACGTTAAGCCTGTTTCTTAAAGAGACATGACAGGCAACTTTGAGCGCAATGCGGACATTGCCAGAAGCATTTTATGAGAATTATCAGGGAGCAGGTCGATCTTGGCATGTTATGTTAAGCAACATATTAGTGAAAATCTAAACAGGATGTCATTCCAGTGAATGTAAACAGTTGCCAGACCTGCGGCCAACCGATGAGCAAAACACCAGAAACTATGAATTTTGACTGTGGCGGCGATTGTTTTTATTGCATGGCTCGCCATGGTGATCCAGACGCAATTGAGGCTATTGAGAGACTTACTGGCAAAAAAGTTAATGTCTGGGGAAGTTTATATAGTTCAAGTGAGACTAAGGGACGGTCATGAGCGAAAAGCGGAAGCCAATTCGATACTACGATCAAAGTTATCCTGCTGGACGTTTAACGATTTTGTCCAGCTAAAGATAATTCACATTACTGAATGAATCTGCGTACCCAAAAATTCTATAACCGGTTGCAGTCTCCATTCCAGGTAGATGAATAGTCCGAAGAATAGCGCCAACTGAAGCGTGCTGATCAGCTGAATTTGTTATCACATCAAGATAGTAGATGTCTAAATAGCCGCCCTCGCTGAAATGATAAAACCACTCGCCATCAACTGCAGTTTCATAGCCATTGATATAAGTGATTTTCCATATAGGAGGCGATTTCATAGTGACCATTGCCAGCCTGATCTCATCCCATTTTGTGTTATTCATGCAGCTATAGCGCATTCAATTAAACCTCCTAAGAGCAGCTTCGTACAAGTTAGCACACCTTGCTTTTAACAACGTCCGCTATTGGCTGTGAGTTCAACTGATGGACGCAACACATTGGTTAAAACGCTCTGCGGGTGATTCATAGTCTAGCGTTTTTCTCGGTCTTTCGTTGAGCTGTCTGGCAACGCTGTTTAGTCTTTCTTGGCTGTGAACCGATAGGTCAGTTCCTTTTGGAAAATACTGCCTAAGCAATCTGTTTGTATTTTCATTGGAGCCGCGTTGCCAGGGGGAGTGGGGATCGCAGAAGTAAACCTGGATATCTGTGGCTACAGTAAACCGGGTGTGGTTAGTCATTTCAGCACCCTGGTCCCATGTTAATGTTTTATAAAGCTCAGCAGGTAATTCCCGGGCTTGTTTGATGAGTGCAGATATAACCGTTATGGTCTTGTTGTCCCTGATCCTGGCCAGCATAACAAAACGGGAATGACGTTCTACGAGGGTGACGATATAGGAGTTTTTAGAGCCCTGGATCAGGTCACCTTCCCAGTGACCTGGTATGGCTCTGTCGGCGGCTTCAGGTGGCCTTTCGCTGATAAAGATCGTATTCGGGATTGACCCTAATCCTTTCCCTTTAAGCGATGATGTTCTGGATCTACGCACGACTCTTCCGCTTCTGAGGCATTGCTGCAGTTCTTTTTTTAATGCCCCCCGGGTTTGTATAAAAAGCGTTTTATATATCGTTTCGTGTGACACATGCATTTCCTGATTATCCGGATAACAGCGTTTCAGCCAACCGGTGATTTGTTCCGGCGACCAGTCCTGATACATCTTCTCTGCGATGATTTTACACAGTGTGGGTCTTTCAATTAGCTTGCAAGGTTTTAGTCTCAGAGCATTTTCCCACGCAGCAGTATCCGCTTTTGATGCACGGTATTGTTTTGCACCACCGTGCCTCTTGATCTCCCGGCTAATCGTTGAGGGGGCTCTCGAGAGTTTGTTTGCGATCGCCCTGATGCTGATTTTTGCTACCAGCGCTCTGGATATTTCCTCTCTTTCATAAAGTGAAAGCGCTAACGGATGACGCTTTCGGACAGGGGGGCGGTATCCACCAGTCTGGTGGATAGTGGGCATAATAGAAGAATGATATCTGTCGAACATTCTGGCGATATCATGCAAGGAATCCCCTTGCTTATATCTGTCCCAGATAATCGCTTTCTGTTCCGGCGTGTAGTTAATACGCGTTCTTCGTTTCATGGCAACGTCCCCCTTCGATTAAGGATAGCGTTGCATCGACCCATTGAACTCACAGCTCATAGCGGAACTCACTATGCAGACATGTCCGCTCGGTGCTAAAGACGGACATGACATGCAGAAGTCTGAGCAAATCCGAACAGAATGAACGTGAAATTCGATCAGGGTGATAGATAGCTTTACTCGAAGATATAGCTAGAGCTGTGAAGTAGTTTCTACCTCATGCTGGAAAACGTAAGGGTCGGAAAGTAGTTCAAACTTCGCGTCATCATGGTATTTGACCGCAATATGATAATTTTCTCCCGCGAAGGCCTTTACCGCCTCAAGATCCTGCCAGTAGGTGGCAAGGAAATAATGCTCCCAACCGTCCTGTGTTTCCCTTTTCACGAATGCGCCTCTGTTTCCCTCTACACTTCTTGAATGCCTCACACCGGTTTTCTCAAGATGCTTTGCAAAACCCTCAGCGTGTTTAAGCGGAACACAGCCATGCCACGTTCTGACGATCATTTCTCTTACCTCACTTTTGTTTTATGAAAATAAAACATAGCAAATCTCTAGTGAGGCAGTAAGCATCCTGAGAATCTTCAGCGGTTCACTGAAGCACTTTTATGTTAGAAGAGAGCATCCGGTAGGATCACTTGAGGATAAGCAGAATGCTTCTGGAAAAGCTCAGGTTGCTGGAATGCAGCCTTCACGATGACAGGCGAAACGATCGGGAGTGGCTTGAGCGGCTTCTCCACCCTGAACTCCTGGAAATCACAAGGTCAGGCGTGATGGTTGATCGTGCAGAGACGATCACGTCGCTATTAAACGAGAAAACTGCATCACCTATTATCAGCAGTAATTTCCGACTCACCGAAATGGGGGTAGGCTGCGCCATGCTTCACTACCGGACGTCTTATGATGACGGCAGTCGTCCTGCATTGCGTTCTTCCTGCTGGCTGTATTCGGATAAAGGACACTGGACTCTGGTTTTTCACCAGGGAACGCCAGCTGAAGACACTGCTTAGGTTCGCTGCTGAGATGTTCTGTTCAATGTGCCTGTATAAGGGTTCAGATACAAAAAAGGCCGCCCGTGG
Coding sequences within it:
- a CDS encoding DUF6678 family protein, which codes for MNNTKWDEIRLAMVTMKSPPIWKITYINGYETAVDGEWFYHFSEGGYLDIYYLDVITNSADQHASVGAILRTIHLPGMETATGYRIFGYADSFSNVNYL
- a CDS encoding IS30 family transposase; its protein translation is MKRRTRINYTPEQKAIIWDRYKQGDSLHDIARMFDRYHSSIMPTIHQTGGYRPPVRKRHPLALSLYEREEISRALVAKISIRAIANKLSRAPSTISREIKRHGGAKQYRASKADTAAWENALRLKPCKLIERPTLCKIIAEKMYQDWSPEQITGWLKRCYPDNQEMHVSHETIYKTLFIQTRGALKKELQQCLRSGRVVRRSRTSSLKGKGLGSIPNTIFISERPPEAADRAIPGHWEGDLIQGSKNSYIVTLVERHSRFVMLARIRDNKTITVISALIKQARELPAELYKTLTWDQGAEMTNHTRFTVATDIQVYFCDPHSPWQRGSNENTNRLLRQYFPKGTDLSVHSQERLNSVARQLNERPRKTLDYESPAERFNQCVASIS
- a CDS encoding nuclear transport factor 2 family protein, giving the protein MLLEKLRLLECSLHDDRRNDREWLERLLHPELLEITRSGVMVDRAETITSLLNEKTASPIISSNFRLTEMGVGCAMLHYRTSYDDGSRPALRSSCWLYSDKGHWTLVFHQGTPAEDTA